The following are encoded together in the Gammaproteobacteria bacterium genome:
- a CDS encoding alpha-hydroxy-acid oxidizing protein, whose protein sequence is MNKARVADWDRLEPLEPVYALVGGVDLVVVRFKDGEQASVLYGRCMHRGALMSDGYIQGENLICGVHGWDYCYRTGVSSYNPSERLKCFQSWVEDGGVWVDVDEIAAWEAENPQPYDRDAYQGLYQDFHGGPEEPHYKYIQHLAEHGLSEVGHHGRVAAMGVPRDRLPRWEDIQLLTAQLHRVPLLDEEPVGTDVVIGPNAAKPLRLRIPLLVSDMSFGALSEEAKVALASGAELAGTGICSGEGGMLPEEQASNSRYFYELASARFGFSMDKLDRVQAFHFKCGQGAKTGTGGHLPGSKVKGRIAEVRGLREGEAAVSPSRFPDWEHVDDYRDFAEKVRERTGGIPVGVKLSAQHIERDIEAALQIGVDYIILDGRGGGTGAAPLLFRDNISVPTIPALARTRRYLDSKGCRDVTLVITGGLRLPADYVKALALGADAIAVSNAAIQAIGCMGMRACHTNNCPVGIATQKLHLRQRLVVDQASERLNRFFRAATEIMQVMARACGHRHLDRFSVDDLTTWKRDMAHLAGIAYGGVSVD, encoded by the coding sequence ATGAACAAGGCCCGCGTTGCCGACTGGGACAGACTCGAGCCGCTGGAGCCGGTCTACGCACTGGTGGGCGGTGTAGACCTAGTCGTCGTGCGCTTTAAGGACGGGGAACAGGCTTCGGTTCTCTATGGTCGCTGCATGCATCGCGGCGCCCTGATGAGCGACGGGTATATCCAGGGGGAAAACCTCATCTGTGGCGTCCACGGCTGGGACTACTGCTACCGGACGGGCGTCAGTTCCTACAATCCCAGTGAGCGTCTGAAATGCTTCCAGTCCTGGGTTGAGGACGGCGGGGTCTGGGTCGACGTAGACGAGATCGCCGCGTGGGAGGCCGAGAACCCGCAGCCCTACGATCGCGACGCCTATCAGGGCCTGTACCAGGATTTTCATGGGGGCCCGGAAGAACCGCACTACAAATACATACAGCATCTTGCCGAACACGGTCTTTCCGAAGTCGGTCACCACGGGCGTGTCGCCGCGATGGGGGTGCCGCGCGACCGCTTACCGCGGTGGGAGGACATCCAACTGCTCACGGCGCAACTGCACAGGGTGCCGCTGCTGGACGAGGAACCGGTCGGAACCGATGTCGTGATCGGGCCGAACGCCGCGAAACCGCTGCGACTGCGGATACCGCTGCTAGTTTCCGACATGAGTTTTGGCGCGCTGTCCGAAGAGGCCAAGGTCGCGCTGGCCAGCGGCGCGGAGCTGGCCGGGACCGGTATCTGCTCGGGCGAGGGCGGCATGCTGCCGGAAGAGCAGGCGAGCAATTCGCGATATTTCTACGAGCTGGCTTCCGCGCGTTTCGGCTTCTCCATGGACAAGCTGGATCGGGTACAGGCCTTTCACTTCAAGTGCGGCCAGGGTGCCAAGACGGGCACGGGAGGTCATCTCCCCGGCTCCAAGGTCAAGGGCAGGATCGCCGAGGTGCGTGGACTCCGTGAGGGGGAGGCTGCCGTATCGCCGTCGCGTTTCCCCGACTGGGAGCATGTGGACGATTATCGGGACTTCGCAGAGAAGGTGCGCGAACGGACCGGGGGGATCCCGGTAGGCGTGAAGCTGTCCGCGCAGCACATCGAACGCGATATCGAGGCGGCGCTGCAGATCGGTGTCGACTACATTATTCTCGACGGCCGCGGCGGTGGCACGGGTGCCGCGCCCCTGTTGTTCCGGGACAATATCTCCGTGCCGACGATCCCCGCGCTGGCACGCACAAGGCGCTATCTCGACAGCAAGGGGTGTCGCGATGTGACCCTCGTGATTACCGGCGGACTGCGCCTGCCGGCGGACTACGTCAAGGCGCTGGCACTGGGGGCCGACGCCATCGCCGTCTCCAACGCGGCGATCCAGGCGATCGGCTGCATGGGGATGCGTGCGTGCCACACCAACAACTGTCCGGTCGGGATAGCTACCCAGAAGCTGCACCTCAGGCAACGCCTCGTTGTCGATCAGGCGTCGGAACGGTTGAACCGATTTTTCCGCGCCGCTACCGAGATCATGCAGGTGATGGCGCGTGCCTGCGGGCATCGGCATCTCGATCGATTCTCCGTCGATGACCTGACGACCTGGAAACGCGACA